The following coding sequences lie in one Kribbella sp. NBC_00709 genomic window:
- a CDS encoding LysR family transcriptional regulator, with protein MNVELRHLRVVVLVAEAGSVGRAARWLKVSQPSLTAQLKRIEAAFGGELFERSRTGVTPTPLGRYAVDRARAILVDVDHLSATVSAMTAVESSAVRLGGFPTAPMSGIASRLRSHGEIEQVSIEVEWSTSVLLQQLESGRLDFALLREFPGFELRLPTGVESITVVESESAYVALSADHPVAESTRARGEVDLASLSDEEWIGEPPDDSGFHVLFRAACEAAGFQPKVEHHSVDTSVLMGFVTSGQGVALISPTSYRMLSSDVTTRTLAGDPIHRKLVLAWSTESPRAQMSGDVLDMASAAYDEAITEHARRDQHQQRMHVA; from the coding sequence ATGAACGTCGAGCTGCGCCACCTGCGGGTGGTGGTCCTGGTGGCTGAAGCGGGGTCCGTCGGACGGGCCGCCCGCTGGCTCAAGGTCAGCCAGCCGAGCCTGACCGCGCAGCTGAAGCGGATCGAGGCGGCGTTCGGCGGGGAGCTGTTCGAGCGCTCCCGCACCGGCGTCACCCCGACCCCACTCGGGCGGTACGCCGTCGACCGCGCGCGAGCCATCCTCGTCGATGTCGACCACCTGTCCGCGACGGTGTCCGCGATGACCGCGGTGGAGTCGTCCGCGGTCCGCCTCGGCGGATTCCCGACCGCGCCGATGTCCGGGATCGCGTCCCGGCTGCGCTCGCACGGCGAGATCGAGCAGGTCAGCATCGAAGTCGAGTGGTCCACGAGCGTGCTCCTGCAGCAGCTCGAGAGCGGACGGCTGGATTTCGCGCTGCTGCGCGAGTTCCCCGGGTTCGAGCTGCGACTGCCGACCGGGGTCGAGTCCATCACGGTCGTCGAGTCGGAGTCGGCGTACGTCGCACTGTCGGCCGACCACCCGGTCGCGGAGTCGACCCGGGCGCGCGGTGAGGTCGACCTGGCCTCGCTGTCCGACGAGGAGTGGATCGGGGAGCCGCCGGACGACAGCGGGTTCCATGTGCTCTTCCGGGCGGCGTGCGAGGCGGCCGGCTTCCAGCCGAAGGTGGAGCATCACTCGGTCGACACGTCGGTGCTGATGGGCTTCGTCACGAGCGGTCAGGGTGTGGCGCTGATCTCGCCCACGTCGTACCGGATGCTGTCGTCGGATGTCACGACGCGGACGCTGGCGGGGGATCCGATCCACCGGAAGCTCGTGCTCGCGTGGAGCACGGAATCACCGCGGGCGCAGATGTCGGGCGACGTGCTGGACATGGCGAGCGCGGCGTACGACGAGGCGATCACCGAGCACGCCCGGCGCGACCAGCATCAGCAACGCATGCACGTTGCGTGA
- a CDS encoding sulfatase-like hydrolase/transferase: MDRPPNILVVLSDEHTAAAAGWAGHPHVQTPHLDRLAAQGVSFDRAYTNSPMCVPSRLSLMAGQYVHQIGAWDNGVIPGPTYRTWGHHLREAGYTSVIAGRTHFNGPDRLLGFDRRLTDDLDFWLDHGGRPPRRTPDWRRPSNSHVTEQGAGDHVHTQHDIAATDAALDFLRAPGEEPFLLYVGYMHPHFPLVAPPEFRALYDAADVELPSVADEQHPVISLLRHGFRNDEPLTEEQIREATVCYWALISHLDHQIGRLLAAVPDDTVVIYTSDHGEMAGHHGIWQKQCFYEPAVRIPLLLRHPALPSGRTDAHVSLIDVLPTLRDVAGLASDPALPGHSLLDATDRPVLSEYHAQGMVDGGFMLKSGPWKYCYYGFAHPPQVFNLDDDPLELNDLSGDTALVQRLDAELRLLLDPDATDAKAKSDQAARMAVSTRG, encoded by the coding sequence GTGGACCGTCCTCCGAACATCCTCGTAGTCCTGTCCGACGAGCACACCGCCGCCGCAGCCGGGTGGGCGGGCCATCCGCACGTACAGACACCGCATCTGGACCGCCTGGCCGCACAGGGTGTTTCGTTCGACCGCGCGTACACGAACAGCCCGATGTGCGTGCCCTCCCGGTTGTCGCTGATGGCGGGGCAGTACGTGCACCAGATCGGGGCCTGGGACAACGGCGTGATCCCCGGTCCGACGTACCGCACCTGGGGTCACCATCTGCGCGAGGCCGGTTACACGTCGGTGATTGCCGGCCGCACACACTTCAACGGACCAGACCGCTTGCTGGGCTTCGACCGGCGCCTCACCGACGACCTGGACTTCTGGCTGGACCACGGTGGTCGCCCACCACGCCGTACGCCGGACTGGCGGCGACCGTCCAACTCACACGTCACCGAACAGGGCGCAGGCGACCACGTGCACACGCAGCATGACATCGCCGCCACCGACGCAGCTCTGGACTTCCTGCGTGCCCCTGGCGAGGAGCCGTTCCTGCTGTACGTCGGCTACATGCACCCGCACTTCCCGTTGGTCGCCCCACCGGAGTTCCGTGCGCTCTACGATGCGGCTGACGTCGAACTGCCGTCCGTTGCCGACGAGCAGCACCCGGTGATCTCACTGCTCCGGCACGGCTTCCGCAACGACGAACCGCTGACAGAGGAGCAGATCCGGGAGGCGACGGTCTGTTACTGGGCGCTGATCAGTCACCTCGACCATCAGATCGGACGGCTGCTGGCCGCAGTACCGGACGACACAGTGGTGATCTACACCAGCGATCACGGCGAAATGGCCGGCCACCACGGCATCTGGCAGAAACAGTGCTTCTACGAGCCCGCCGTACGTATCCCGCTCTTGTTGCGCCACCCAGCACTGCCATCGGGCCGCACCGACGCCCACGTGAGCCTGATCGACGTACTGCCAACCCTCAGAGACGTTGCCGGTCTGGCGTCTGATCCTGCTCTCCCAGGTCATTCGTTGCTCGACGCCACTGACCGCCCTGTCCTCTCGGAGTACCACGCCCAAGGCATGGTCGACGGGGGCTTCATGCTCAAGTCAGGCCCGTGGAAGTACTGCTACTACGGTTTCGCCCACCCGCCACAGGTGTTCAACCTCGACGACGACCCACTCGAGCTGAACGACCTGTCCGGCGACACAGCTCTGGTGCAGCGTCTGGATGCCGAGCTGAGATTGCTACTAGACCCAGACGCGACCGACGCGAAGGCCAAATCCGACCAGGCCGCCCGTATGGCTGTCTCCACGAGAGGTTGA
- a CDS encoding sulfatase family protein — protein sequence MSTPNILLIVSDDHGYADRGGLGLHPDVHTPSLDRLAAEGVTCTDAYVTAPICSPSRAAIISGRYQQRWGGQWFDSAAFPPDDVPSLAEILQDQGYRTGYFGKVHYGKEDVGDRGCPPHHGFEETLYGLAGQSSGRLNYLHHSEDAVTSYGQPAAHHMAVQPLLSGDTPVEHEGFLTAEFGRRAAEFMSATDERPYFCMVAFNAVHNFCWQLPDSELEARGLPAFRDWSPDADGAFMEWYDDVIVPNLPHGREYYLAQLELMDAEIGRLLDVAGDDTIVVYITDNGGSTCNFGDNAPLRGTKYTLWEGGIRIPMIWRWPDRLPAGRTTDALVSTMDLVPTLAAAAGTTATNSDGLDILPTLAGTSATAHETLHWDCGFQWAVRSGPWKLSWVADDSNTQHLRSYEHAPMGEGWSLTDLTADIAEQTNHYTERPEVVSRLQDLHTTWRMEVGLPPAP from the coding sequence ATGTCCACCCCGAACATTCTGCTGATCGTTTCCGACGACCACGGGTACGCCGACCGCGGCGGCCTAGGACTGCACCCCGACGTCCACACGCCGTCCCTGGACCGCCTCGCCGCCGAAGGAGTGACCTGCACCGACGCCTACGTGACCGCGCCGATCTGCAGTCCGTCCCGCGCCGCGATCATCTCCGGGCGGTACCAGCAGCGGTGGGGCGGCCAATGGTTCGACTCGGCCGCGTTCCCACCGGACGACGTACCGAGCCTGGCGGAGATCCTGCAGGACCAGGGGTACCGCACGGGGTACTTCGGCAAGGTGCACTACGGCAAGGAGGACGTGGGGGACAGGGGTTGTCCACCGCACCACGGGTTCGAGGAGACGCTCTATGGGCTGGCGGGGCAGTCATCCGGACGTTTGAACTACCTGCACCACTCAGAGGACGCAGTGACGTCGTACGGGCAGCCGGCAGCGCACCACATGGCAGTGCAGCCGCTGCTGTCCGGCGATACGCCAGTTGAGCATGAAGGCTTCCTGACGGCCGAGTTCGGGCGGCGAGCAGCCGAGTTCATGAGCGCCACGGACGAGCGCCCGTACTTCTGCATGGTCGCGTTCAACGCAGTACACAACTTCTGCTGGCAACTGCCGGACTCCGAGCTGGAGGCGCGCGGTCTGCCCGCGTTCCGCGATTGGTCACCGGACGCCGACGGCGCCTTCATGGAGTGGTACGACGACGTGATCGTGCCGAACCTCCCGCACGGCCGTGAGTACTACCTCGCGCAGCTGGAGCTGATGGACGCCGAGATCGGCCGGCTGCTGGACGTCGCCGGAGACGACACCATCGTCGTCTACATCACCGACAACGGCGGCTCCACCTGCAACTTCGGCGACAACGCTCCACTCCGCGGGACGAAGTACACGCTCTGGGAAGGCGGCATCCGCATCCCGATGATCTGGCGCTGGCCTGATCGACTCCCTGCCGGCCGCACCACCGACGCCCTGGTCAGCACGATGGACCTCGTACCCACCCTGGCCGCCGCAGCCGGCACCACTGCCACCAACTCCGACGGCCTCGACATCCTCCCGACCCTCGCCGGCACCTCAGCCACCGCGCACGAAACGCTGCACTGGGACTGCGGCTTCCAATGGGCAGTCCGCTCGGGCCCCTGGAAGCTCAGCTGGGTCGCCGACGACTCCAACACCCAACATCTGAGGTCCTACGAACACGCCCCGATGGGCGAGGGCTGGTCCCTGACCGACCTCACCGCAGACATAGCCGAGCAGACCAACCATTACACCGAGCGTCCGGAGGTGGTCAGCCGCCTCCAGGACCTGCACACGACCTGGCGCATGGAGGTGGGCCTGCCACCTGCCCCCTAG
- the lipB gene encoding lipoyl(octanoyl) transferase LipB → MRAIEYVEAGFGADAVEYEAAWAEQRRLHAEVAEGIGSDTVILLEHPPVYTAGKRTEPQERPFDGTPVVDVDRGGKITWHGPGQLVGYPIVKLASHVYVVDYVRRLEEALIAVCAEFGVKTGRVKGRSGVWVAADDRGRERKIAAIGIRVAQGVTMHGFALNCNNDLAWFDRIVPCGISDADVTTLSKELGRDVAVTEVLDSVRRHLDALLAWDEYERSPDIEHADEGPTSITYGLTV, encoded by the coding sequence GTGAGGGCTATCGAGTATGTGGAAGCGGGCTTCGGGGCCGACGCCGTGGAGTACGAGGCTGCGTGGGCGGAGCAGCGGCGGCTGCATGCGGAGGTTGCCGAGGGCATCGGGTCGGACACGGTGATCCTGCTCGAGCATCCGCCGGTGTACACGGCCGGCAAGCGCACCGAGCCGCAGGAGCGGCCGTTCGACGGTACGCCGGTGGTCGATGTCGACCGCGGCGGGAAGATCACATGGCACGGACCGGGGCAACTGGTGGGGTACCCGATCGTGAAGCTGGCCTCACATGTCTACGTCGTGGACTACGTGCGGCGGCTCGAGGAGGCGTTGATCGCGGTCTGCGCGGAGTTCGGCGTGAAGACTGGTCGGGTCAAGGGGCGTAGTGGTGTTTGGGTCGCGGCCGACGATCGTGGTCGGGAGCGGAAGATCGCGGCGATCGGGATCCGGGTCGCGCAGGGCGTGACGATGCATGGTTTCGCGTTGAACTGCAACAACGATCTGGCCTGGTTCGACCGGATCGTTCCGTGCGGCATCTCGGACGCGGATGTGACGACGCTCTCCAAGGAGCTCGGTCGGGACGTGGCGGTGACCGAGGTGCTGGATTCGGTACGCCGGCACCTCGACGCACTCCTCGCCTGGGACGAGTACGAGCGCAGCCCGGACATCGAGCACGCCGACGAGGGCCCGACCTCGATCACGTACGGCTTGACCGTCTGA
- a CDS encoding Type 1 glutamine amidotransferase-like domain-containing protein, whose translation MKLLLTSGGVTNESIRDALVELLGKPISESHALCIPTAQWGHPMLGPTTVRRSVAAEPPFHRMTSLGWATLGVLELTALPSIGEDRWVPWVREADVLLVDGGDTTYLCHWIRESGLARVMPSLSETVWVGISAGSMVMTPRIGDDFVKWPSAPNDRTLGIVDFSIYPHLDHEQMPQNTMADAERWAADIAGPAYAIDDQTAIKVTDGTVEIISEGHWKAFGA comes from the coding sequence GTGAAGCTTCTTCTCACCTCCGGAGGCGTTACGAACGAGAGCATCCGCGATGCGCTCGTCGAGCTGCTGGGCAAGCCGATCTCCGAGTCCCATGCGCTCTGCATTCCGACGGCGCAGTGGGGCCACCCGATGCTCGGGCCTACCACGGTGCGAAGGTCCGTAGCCGCCGAGCCTCCGTTTCACCGGATGACCAGCCTCGGCTGGGCGACCTTGGGCGTCCTGGAGCTCACCGCCCTGCCCAGCATCGGCGAGGACCGGTGGGTGCCGTGGGTCCGAGAGGCCGACGTGCTGCTGGTGGACGGCGGCGACACGACGTATCTGTGCCACTGGATCCGGGAGTCGGGGCTGGCGCGGGTCATGCCGTCACTGTCCGAGACGGTCTGGGTTGGGATAAGCGCCGGCAGCATGGTGATGACACCGCGGATCGGCGACGACTTCGTCAAGTGGCCTTCCGCGCCGAACGACCGCACACTCGGGATCGTCGACTTCTCGATCTACCCGCACCTGGACCACGAGCAGATGCCGCAGAACACCATGGCCGACGCGGAGAGGTGGGCCGCCGACATCGCAGGTCCGGCGTACGCCATCGACGACCAGACCGCCATCAAGGTGACCGACGGCACCGTCGAGATCATCTCCGAAGGGCACTGGAAGGCTTTCGGAGCTTAA
- a CDS encoding alpha/beta fold hydrolase, whose translation MRVAVDDVSLYFDVEGCGLTARGDEMLSRPTLLLLHGGPGADHSLFKPEFSVLADVAQVIYLDQRGSGRSDRSEPEMWTWTRWADDVAAFCDVLDIRAPVLVGSSSGGRVAIECAARHPDLVAGLVLESTLGAPTSLDESLEVFERRGGQVARDAAARYLGGDTSPAAAKAWADHGLPLYAGASDGDMASRRARALINDEVQAHFRAGGCGPADVTTALATAITCPTLILAGEDDPVSPATAASRLAAILTSTTAQVEVLAGVGHGVFRQAPQKAFEALRTFVRDIPVTAPAGDRPQAARPHSRF comes from the coding sequence ATGCGAGTGGCTGTCGACGATGTGTCCCTCTACTTCGATGTCGAAGGCTGCGGCTTGACTGCTCGAGGGGACGAGATGCTGTCGCGGCCGACTCTTCTCCTCCTGCACGGGGGACCAGGTGCGGATCACAGCCTGTTCAAGCCAGAGTTCTCAGTCCTCGCCGATGTCGCTCAGGTGATCTACCTCGATCAGCGTGGTTCTGGCCGCTCCGACCGCAGCGAGCCGGAGATGTGGACGTGGACGCGCTGGGCCGACGATGTCGCCGCGTTCTGCGACGTCCTCGATATCCGTGCCCCGGTGCTCGTGGGTTCCTCGAGTGGCGGCAGGGTAGCGATCGAGTGTGCAGCTCGGCATCCGGACCTGGTCGCGGGGCTGGTCCTGGAAAGCACTCTCGGCGCGCCCACCTCTCTCGACGAGAGCCTCGAAGTGTTCGAGCGCCGCGGAGGGCAAGTCGCCCGGGATGCTGCCGCCAGGTACCTGGGCGGAGACACCAGCCCTGCGGCGGCCAAGGCGTGGGCAGATCATGGGTTGCCGCTATATGCAGGCGCCTCCGACGGCGACATGGCCTCGCGCAGAGCACGGGCCCTGATCAACGACGAGGTTCAAGCGCATTTCCGGGCGGGCGGATGCGGGCCTGCGGACGTGACCACAGCTCTCGCGACCGCCATTACCTGCCCCACGCTGATCCTGGCTGGCGAGGACGATCCAGTATCGCCGGCAACCGCGGCCAGCCGACTGGCGGCGATACTGACCAGCACCACCGCCCAAGTTGAGGTCTTGGCGGGCGTGGGTCACGGAGTGTTCCGCCAAGCACCGCAGAAGGCATTCGAAGCCCTACGCACCTTCGTTCGCGACATCCCGGTCACGGCGCCCGCCGGCGATCGACCCCAGGCGGCGCGACCCCATTCCAGGTTTTGA
- a CDS encoding HNH endonuclease signature motif containing protein → MPSTEWPAYFDHDRPVHFNAQLARRFNAELAADLAAMEAAGVLAPPDDLPDPDDPRAPALLSEEDLYDDLPPMSAVDALEWELWAGVDQDEAERALLRLKAPDWVFLPPGAALAAALEPVRPQHESPIALIELMKAATRMASWAEAIKASAIASFVRQRRAQHADQPRPRQLDNSGRPIDPERSWAAEIAAALHLATDTAGRHIDTALHLTGPLTATHTALKTGALTWSKALSISEATRSLSDSAAQAVEAHVLRRAPSQTHANLRRSLRTQVAKHAAATEAARHRDAVQERTCKIVPLPDGMAGLWVVHTADKIQQTWVAIQALATLAKRPTPTNTPPTAPTSTTPPPTPTAGTAPSTPTPTTTPIPPASTSALVNSSLSPSMSRAVSSTPSTDPAASTDLTASSDPAASTDLTASSDLTASTDLTASTDATASTAGPDADAGLDIQGRSHDERNAQQRRADVVADLFEQLLRNGIDWLGRRLPDQHRRRPHIEVLIPATTLLGVDDNPCELTGYGPIPAEMARRIAADGTWRRLLTDPMNGAVLEASTHRHDPGALVSETLLARHPTCAWPGCNRTARECDRDHGTPFARSGRTSLSGLAPYCEYHHVIKDTPEWGWTTTNHPDGSITLTAPTGHRYTTVPPARGPVANPATDRHLSAHPATDPAPF, encoded by the coding sequence ATGCCGTCGACCGAGTGGCCGGCGTACTTCGACCACGATCGACCAGTGCACTTCAACGCTCAGCTGGCGCGCCGATTCAACGCGGAACTGGCGGCCGATCTAGCAGCAATGGAAGCCGCCGGCGTGCTCGCTCCGCCCGACGATCTGCCAGATCCCGATGACCCGCGTGCCCCGGCGCTACTGTCCGAGGAGGATCTGTACGACGATCTCCCTCCGATGTCAGCCGTCGACGCCCTCGAATGGGAGCTCTGGGCCGGAGTCGACCAGGACGAAGCAGAGCGCGCCCTACTACGCCTCAAGGCCCCGGACTGGGTGTTCCTACCTCCAGGCGCAGCCCTGGCCGCCGCGCTGGAACCCGTGCGGCCCCAGCACGAATCACCGATCGCCCTGATCGAACTGATGAAGGCCGCCACCCGGATGGCATCGTGGGCCGAAGCGATCAAGGCCTCCGCCATCGCATCCTTCGTCCGTCAGCGCCGAGCCCAACATGCTGACCAGCCACGCCCGCGCCAGCTCGACAACTCCGGCCGTCCGATCGACCCCGAACGCTCCTGGGCCGCCGAGATCGCCGCCGCCCTGCACCTCGCCACAGACACCGCCGGCCGCCACATCGACACGGCGCTCCACTTGACCGGCCCGTTGACCGCAACCCACACCGCCTTGAAAACCGGCGCACTCACCTGGTCCAAGGCGCTCTCGATCTCCGAAGCCACCCGCTCCCTGTCCGACTCAGCCGCCCAAGCGGTCGAAGCCCACGTCCTGCGCCGCGCCCCCTCCCAAACCCACGCCAACCTACGCAGATCCCTGCGTACCCAGGTCGCCAAACACGCGGCCGCCACCGAGGCGGCCCGCCACCGCGACGCCGTCCAGGAACGCACCTGCAAAATCGTGCCCTTGCCCGACGGCATGGCCGGCCTCTGGGTCGTCCACACCGCAGACAAGATCCAGCAAACGTGGGTCGCCATCCAAGCCCTAGCCACCCTCGCCAAACGCCCCACCCCAACCAACACCCCGCCAACCGCACCCACCTCGACCACCCCGCCACCCACGCCGACCGCCGGCACCGCACCATCCACGCCGACCCCCACGACCACACCAATCCCACCGGCCAGCACCTCCGCGCTGGTCAACTCGTCGCTCTCGCCCTCGATGTCACGTGCGGTCTCATCGACCCCATCCACCGACCCAGCCGCGTCGACCGACCTGACCGCATCCAGCGACCCAGCCGCGTCGACCGACCTGACCGCATCCAGCGACCTGACCGCGTCGACCGACCTGACCGCGTCCACCGATGCGACAGCGTCGACCGCGGGACCGGATGCCGACGCCGGTCTGGACATTCAAGGTCGGTCGCACGACGAGCGGAACGCGCAACAGCGCCGGGCTGACGTCGTGGCAGACCTGTTCGAACAACTACTGCGCAACGGGATCGACTGGCTCGGCCGCCGTCTCCCTGACCAGCACCGCCGCCGCCCACACATCGAAGTACTCATCCCAGCCACCACCCTGCTCGGCGTGGATGACAACCCCTGCGAACTCACCGGCTACGGTCCCATCCCTGCCGAGATGGCCCGCCGGATCGCCGCCGACGGCACCTGGCGAAGACTCCTCACCGACCCGATGAATGGCGCCGTACTCGAAGCATCCACCCACCGCCACGACCCCGGAGCCCTCGTCAGCGAAACCCTCCTCGCCCGCCACCCGACGTGCGCCTGGCCGGGTTGCAATCGGACTGCCCGCGAATGCGACCGCGACCACGGCACCCCGTTCGCCCGCTCGGGCCGCACCAGCCTGTCCGGTCTGGCGCCGTACTGCGAGTACCACCACGTCATCAAAGACACACCCGAATGGGGCTGGACCACCACCAACCACCCCGACGGCTCGATCACCCTCACCGCCCCCACCGGCCACCGCTACACAACTGTCCCTCCAGCGCGCGGCCCCGTAGCCAACCCCGCAACCGACAGACACCTGTCAGCTCACCCTGCAACGGATCCCGCCCCGTTCTGA
- a CDS encoding protein kinase domain-containing protein — MDLADLTGYSLRRQLGSGSAGTTWQVRDRGSGRNAVLKRIPIHAVPDPRRLREDLSMLSRVRHPHLTRLIDVRETETETELLVISQYIVAGSLARLLARRGPLTRGELVTLLVPLAEAVDYLHRSRLTHGAITPNNVLLDADGRPVLADATIHPGPPIADLHALAKLSHHAGADPNVFTTDLFTKTPPHALPRRLLSLAAPIPIDLGSATPTIPPTTPAIPPTKPAIPSATPTTPPAPPSAGPTVAATPAATGPADPTAMPTVTPASPAVSPVSPVALPGSVAADPAGQTALPSVSSVKPAAGPTSLAVGSDGPPASPTVPPASPALGSADPAGLSAPGAHDSSTATAGRTGERAAMPAAKAGDSTAPVAGQVGSLGVAPVGGPDDPAVVRLAVSGETDLSALLSEPRPTSSDETPGDDDPIALSRGPLPSPPPKPPTAPPTPPDRPEQATPATGGSKRSRRRRTQTGRGHVLRRLPHLPSLPHPSHRGFLRLLRLSPFPWLSHSTYGALAAAGLGAVVVLAIGVATIRILDAPETARADPAYSQPTHGLPQPTLTGPQSAQPTSTRSQPTRTQSTGPQSTTVEQSTIPARPSSPGRPTTSTQPSSYARPTTPAQTKSLPEATRPVRPTGGPEPANSEGADAVMWTRTLRALDAQRAKAFWTLDLEALDRIYVPGSSPWRADRSLLSSYRQQQLRVEGLRVQIDSAAVAGRTPTTVTLKTIDYLAAGQAVDRTGTRTPFPPGTPMTRLITLSTSPSTPAWRISSITRA, encoded by the coding sequence ATGGACCTTGCAGACCTCACCGGTTACAGCCTGCGCCGGCAGCTCGGGTCCGGATCGGCCGGTACGACCTGGCAGGTGCGGGACCGCGGGTCAGGCCGCAACGCCGTGCTCAAACGGATCCCGATCCACGCAGTTCCCGACCCCCGGAGGCTCCGAGAAGACCTGAGCATGCTGAGCCGCGTACGCCATCCGCACCTCACCCGGCTGATCGACGTCCGCGAGACCGAGACCGAGACCGAGTTGCTCGTGATCAGTCAGTACATCGTCGCCGGAAGTCTCGCCAGACTCCTAGCCCGCCGCGGCCCGCTGACTCGCGGCGAGCTCGTCACCCTCCTCGTTCCCCTGGCCGAGGCCGTGGACTACCTGCACCGTTCCCGCCTCACCCACGGCGCGATCACGCCCAACAACGTCCTGCTCGACGCCGACGGCCGCCCGGTCCTCGCAGACGCCACCATCCACCCCGGCCCACCAATCGCAGACCTACACGCCCTCGCCAAGCTCTCCCACCACGCAGGCGCAGATCCAAACGTCTTCACCACAGACCTCTTCACCAAGACCCCACCCCACGCCCTACCCCGCCGCCTGCTATCCCTAGCCGCCCCCATCCCCATTGACCTAGGCTCCGCAACCCCAACCATCCCGCCCACGACGCCCGCCATCCCGCCCACGAAACCCGCGATCCCATCGGCAACACCAACCACCCCGCCAGCCCCGCCATCCGCCGGGCCAACCGTCGCGGCGACCCCGGCAGCCACCGGTCCAGCCGATCCGACCGCGATGCCCACCGTCACGCCCGCCTCGCCAGCCGTCTCGCCGGTGTCGCCAGTCGCCCTGCCCGGATCGGTGGCTGCCGATCCGGCTGGTCAGACTGCGTTGCCTTCCGTCTCGTCGGTGAAACCTGCCGCCGGGCCAACGTCGCTGGCAGTCGGTTCGGATGGCCCACCGGCGTCACCTACTGTTCCACCCGCGTCGCCAGCTCTGGGTTCAGCTGATCCGGCCGGGTTGTCCGCGCCTGGGGCTCACGATTCGAGTACCGCGACCGCGGGTCGGACCGGCGAACGGGCTGCGATGCCTGCTGCAAAGGCTGGCGATTCGACTGCACCGGTTGCGGGTCAGGTTGGCAGTCTGGGTGTGGCGCCTGTTGGCGGGCCAGATGATCCAGCCGTAGTCCGTCTTGCCGTGTCCGGAGAGACGGACTTGTCTGCGCTTCTCAGCGAGCCGCGGCCGACCTCCTCGGATGAGACCCCAGGCGATGATGATCCGATTGCCCTCTCGCGCGGGCCGCTTCCCTCGCCTCCGCCGAAGCCGCCTACAGCGCCGCCCACGCCGCCTGATCGCCCCGAACAGGCCACGCCCGCCACTGGTGGTTCGAAGCGCAGCCGTCGCCGACGCACGCAGACCGGTCGCGGTCACGTACTCCGGCGCCTCCCGCACCTGCCGAGCCTCCCGCACCCCTCGCACCGAGGCTTTCTGCGCCTCCTACGTCTCTCGCCCTTCCCGTGGCTCTCGCATTCGACGTATGGCGCGCTCGCCGCGGCTGGCCTGGGCGCCGTTGTCGTGCTCGCCATCGGTGTAGCCACGATCCGGATCCTGGACGCGCCGGAGACCGCTCGAGCAGACCCTGCGTACTCGCAGCCAACGCATGGGCTCCCGCAGCCAACTCTCACGGGCCCGCAATCCGCGCAGCCGACGTCGACGCGGTCGCAGCCCACTCGCACGCAGTCGACAGGCCCGCAATCCACGACCGTTGAGCAATCGACGATTCCTGCGCGGCCGTCTAGTCCCGGGCGACCGACTACTTCTACGCAACCAAGCTCCTATGCGCGGCCGACTACTCCTGCGCAAACCAAGAGCTTGCCGGAGGCGACCCGACCTGTGAGGCCGACCGGAGGACCCGAGCCGGCGAATTCGGAGGGCGCCGATGCGGTGATGTGGACGAGGACGCTTCGAGCGCTCGATGCCCAACGTGCCAAGGCATTCTGGACTCTCGACTTGGAGGCGCTTGATCGGATTTATGTCCCGGGCAGCTCGCCCTGGCGGGCCGATCGCTCGCTTCTGTCGAGCTATCGCCAGCAACAGCTACGGGTCGAAGGCCTCCGGGTGCAGATCGACAGCGCTGCCGTCGCCGGTCGTACACCAACCACAGTCACCCTCAAGACGATCGACTACCTAGCTGCAGGTCAGGCGGTCGACCGGACCGGTACGAGGACCCCATTTCCGCCTGGGACTCCCATGACCAGGCTGATCACCTTGTCCACCAGCCCAAGTACCCCGGCTTGGCGTATCTCCTCGATCACCAGAGCCTGA